One segment of Etheostoma cragini isolate CJK2018 chromosome 23, CSU_Ecrag_1.0, whole genome shotgun sequence DNA contains the following:
- the tmem110l gene encoding transmembrane protein 110, like, which yields MDMYAYSGVFLVKRFLDNGVFEVTNTSDINNSNPHGCDNGALTDRFGVLIQGLLAVVAFSTLMLKRFREPVGIRRPWRIWFFDTSKQAIGALFIHFANVFLSTLTEEDPCSLYLMNFLLDAVLGMLVIWLAVKLVSKLVENKQWTLLMFGEYGDPPQAAAWLGQCGIYLLIMVLEKAVISLVLLVPGWSRLQEVLLSYIANPQLELVLVMLIVPFIVNSIMFWVVDSLMMRKYKTMKSLNDSCDSAVKKADSLPWANSEESLVLLAAGTDTDEASEGEEEPGDDGPDPYVQYSGGPLRPSWVVV from the exons ATGGACATGTACGCATACAGCGGGGTCTTCTTGGTGAAAAGATTCCTGGACAATGGCGTTTTTGAAGTCACAAACACGTCTGACATCAACAACTCGAATCCTCACGGCTGCGACAACGGAGCGCTGACGGACAGGTTCGGCGTCCTGATCCAGGGGCTCCTGGCTGTGGTTGCCTTCAGTACGCTGATGT TGAAGAGGTTTCGGGAGCCTGTAGGGATCAGACGACCGTGGAGGATCTG GTTTTTTGACACATCCAAGCAGGCCATTGGTGCTCTTTTCATCCACTTTGCCAACGTCTTCCTGTCCACGCTCACCGAAGAGGACCCATGCTCCCT GTATCTGATGAACTTCCTGCTGGACGCCGTGCTGGGGATGCTGGTCATCTGGCTCGCCGTGAAGTTGGTGTCCAAACTAGTGGAGAACAAGCAGTGGACGTTGCTCATGTTTGGTGAATATG GCGACCCTCCCCAGGCCGCAGCCTGGCTGGGTCAGTGCGGCATCTACCTGCTCATCATGGTGCTGGAGAAAGCCGTGATCAGCCTGGTGCTGCTCGTCCCCGGATGGTCCAGA TTGCAGGAGGTGTTGCTAAGCTACATCGCTAACCCTCAGCTGGAGCTGGTGCTGGTCATGCTCATTGTTCCCTTCATAGTGAAT TCCATCATGTTCTGGGTCGTGGACAGCCTGATGATGAGGAAGTACAAGACGATGAAGAGCCTGAATGACTCCTGCGACAGCGCGGTGAAGAAGGCTGACTCGCTGCCCTGGGCCAACAGTGAGGAGTCATTG GTCCTGCTGGCTGCCGGGACAGACACAGACGAGGCGtcagagggggaggaagagccCGGCGATGACGGACCAGACccatatgtacagtattctGGAGGACCACTGAGACCCAGCTGGGTGGTGGTGTAA